From the Desulfosarcina sp. BuS5 genome, one window contains:
- a CDS encoding glycosyltransferase: protein MKIIHLLWGLNTGGSETMLVDIVNEQSLTAEVVVLIGNADLDHTVLERINPRVEVKLLGRPPGSRNPWYIFKLYRMLKVLNPDIVHSHLQSFIRILRLLKIPKVLTAHHTGIQISTVSSYDAIYSISTAVKIDLSERYPEITTTTIPNGIVCSNVVQKSCYDQHPFRIVQIGRLAHEIKGQDVLLKALQHVNNAIGDNDITLDFIGNGPSKKYLAGLAEELGVNEWCRFLGHRSRSYVYKNLHNYDLLVQPSRFEGFGLTVVEAMAALVPVLVSDIEGPMEIIDKGNFGYFFRTENYEDCANQIVNIKRLSKEQEFIENRKKTAEYAMGRFDIKLTAARYLDEYRKVIHLKKD, encoded by the coding sequence TGAAACAATGTTAGTCGACATAGTAAATGAGCAATCCTTAACAGCGGAAGTAGTCGTACTTATTGGCAATGCCGATTTAGACCATACAGTTTTAGAGCGGATCAATCCCAGGGTGGAAGTGAAGTTGCTTGGTAGACCGCCGGGCAGCCGGAACCCTTGGTATATATTTAAGCTGTACCGAATGCTTAAGGTCCTTAACCCGGATATCGTTCATTCACACTTGCAAAGCTTTATAAGAATCCTAAGGTTACTGAAAATCCCGAAAGTTCTTACTGCCCACCATACAGGTATCCAAATAAGTACAGTGAGTAGTTATGATGCGATTTATAGTATTTCCACTGCGGTGAAGATCGATCTTTCGGAAAGATATCCAGAAATTACTACTACGACTATACCAAATGGTATAGTTTGTTCGAATGTTGTTCAAAAGTCTTGCTATGATCAGCATCCGTTCCGAATTGTGCAAATTGGTCGCCTGGCTCACGAAATAAAGGGACAAGATGTTCTCTTAAAAGCCTTGCAACACGTAAATAACGCGATAGGTGACAACGACATTACGCTTGATTTTATTGGTAACGGGCCATCAAAAAAGTACCTTGCCGGTTTAGCCGAAGAGCTTGGGGTTAACGAATGGTGTAGATTTTTAGGGCATCGTTCAAGAAGCTATGTTTACAAAAATTTGCATAATTATGATCTTTTGGTTCAGCCATCACGATTTGAGGGATTTGGCCTCACGGTGGTTGAAGCCATGGCAGCCTTGGTGCCGGTTTTAGTGTCAGATATAGAAGGGCCAATGGAAATAATTGATAAAGGAAATTTTGGATACTTTTTCCGCACGGAAAATTATGAGGATTGCGCAAACCAAATAGTAAATATCAAAAGACTTTCAAAAGAGCAGGAGTTTATAGAAAACAGAAAAAAAACAGCAGAGTATGCTATGGGCAGGTTTGACATTAAATTGACTGCCGCAAGATATCTTGATGAATATAGAAAAGTAATTCACCTTAAAAAGGATTAG